One window from the genome of Cryptomeria japonica chromosome 6, Sugi_1.0, whole genome shotgun sequence encodes:
- the LOC131876732 gene encoding UDP-glucosyltransferase 29-like produces MRCDRRLPGENPKLCLLRLQSGGICLPSGPLEACRDHQGPEGGGFDATPKWLSPTYHLVEAIRSAPRLEQLYCTRRPCVGVLSAVVWNSDKLVRQGEDTSDDYLVQWLDKQRPSSVVFLSFESELFLSAEQISELALALEDIALPFLWSLRSSDGTSSTLLLLLEGFEGRTRDRGLVVGGWVPQGVNCRQVALELNAGIEVDRNEEGCFSREEVCKAVWMVMGK; encoded by the exons ATGCGCTGCGACCGTCGCCTCCCAGGTGAAAATCCCAAGCTTTGCCTTCTCCGTCTACAGTCCGGCGGCATTTGCTTACCTTCTGGGCCATTGGAAGCGTGCAGGGACCATCAGGGACCTGAAGGCGGAGGATTTGATGCCACCCCCAAGTGGCTATCCCCAACCTATCATCTCGTGGAGGCTATTCGAAGCGCGCCTCGTCTTGAGCAACTTTATTGCACTCGCCGACCGTGTGTGGGCGTGTTGTCAGCGGTCGTGTGGAATAGTGATAAA CTAGTGCGGCAAGGGGAGGATACGTCCGATGATTACCTGGTACAGTGGCTTGATAAGCAACGACCCTCGTCGGTGGTGTTTTTATCCTTCGAAAGCGAGTTGTTTCTATCGGCAGAGCAGATAAGTGAATTGGCGTTGGCACTGGAGGACATCGCGTTGCCCTTTCTCTGGTCTTTGCGATCTTCCGATGGGACGTCCTCCACGTTGTTATTGTTGCTCGAGGGTTTTGAAGGCCGGACACGTGACCGGGGGCTGGTCGTTGGCGGGTGGGTGCCTCAG GGGGTTAACTGTCGACAGGTTGCGCTGGAATTGAATGCGGGAATTGAAGTGGATAGGAATGAGGAGGGGTGTTTTAGCAGGGAGGAGGTGTGTAAGGCAGTTTGGATGGTGATGGGTAAATAA
- the LOC131036278 gene encoding UDP-glucosyltransferase 29-like: MGEDKQLQVVMLPWLAQGHINPFINLSKALASHGDVKVWIVSTPVNISRIRSRLHEEPIHLLELPLPSVDGLAPGVECTADIKPESAHLLHSAFDQLDKPFESLLRRLSPNLLVYDVIAPWAATVASQVKIPSFAFSVYSPAAFAYILGHCKRAGSSRDLKAEDLMPPPSGYPEPIISWRLLEARLMLSNFISFANRVWACCQRSCGIVIKSCFEEEGKYLQYLNHLTGKPVISIGPLMLPEAGPAREDTSGDYLIQWLDKQRPSSVVFVAFGSESFLSAEQIGELALALEDIGLPFLWSLRSSDGTSSALSLLPQGFEGRTRDRGLVVGGWVPQVRIVSHPSVGSYVTHGGWSSVMEAWLYSGLPLVLIPLRHDQGLNSRQIALELNAGIEVERNEEGWFSREDVCKAVWMVMGNEEKGEEIRSRVRELRGAIDLNTGRQQAYMGELVNHMKKFIIPLNEKCV, translated from the coding sequence ATGGGAGAAGACAAACAACTTCAGGTAGTGATGCTGCCTTGGTTGGCACAAGGTCACATTAATCCTTTCATAAATCTTTCCAAAGCCTTGGCAAGCCATGGGGACGTAAAAGTCTGGATCGTATCGACCCCTGTGAATATATCCCGAATCAGATCTCGCTTGCACGAGGAACCCATCCACCTGCTGGAGTTGCCATTGCCGTCTGTAGACGGACTGGCCCCTGGCGTCGAGTGCACAGCAGACATTAAACCAGAATCAGCCCATCTCCTTCACAGCGCATTCGATCAACTGGACAAGCCGTTTGAGAGTCTTTTGCGGCGCCTTTCGCCAAATTTATTGGTATACGACGTCATAGCGCCATGGGCTGCGACCGTGGCCTCCCAGGTGAAAATCCCGAGCTTTGCCTTCTCCGTCTACAGTCCGGCGGCATTCGCTTATATTCTGGGCCATTGCAAGCGGGCAGGGAGCAGCAGGGACTTGAAGGCGGAGGATTTGATGCCACCCCCAAGCGGCTATCCCGAACCTATCATCTCGTGGAGGCTGTTGGAAGCGCGCCTCATGTTGAGCAACTTTATTTCTTTCGCCAACCGCGTGTGGGCTTGTTGTCAGCGGTCGTGTGGAATAGTGATAAAGTCTTGCTTTGAAGAGGAGGGCAAGTATCTGCAATACCTAAACCATCTCACGGGAAAGCCAGTGATTTCCATTGGTCCATTAATGCTGCCTGAAGCCGGCCCGGCAAGGGAGGATACGTCCGGTGATTACCTGATACAGTGGCTCGACAAGCAACGGCCATCGTCGGTGGTGTTTGTAGCCTTCGGAAGCGAGTCGTTTCTGTCGGCGGAGCAGATCGGGGAATTGGCGTTGGCACTGGAGGACATCGGGTTGCCCTTTCTGTGGTCGTTGCGATCTTCTGACGGGACGTCCTCCGCGTTGTCGTTGTTGCCCCAGGGTTTTGAAGGCCGGACACGTGACCGGGGGCTAGTGGTCGGCGGTTGGGTGCCTCAGGTGAGGATCGTTTCGCATCCTTCCGTGGGAAGCTATGTGACCCACGGCGGGTGGAGCTCGGTGATGGAAGCGTGGCTCTACTCTGGGTTACCGCTGGTTTTGATTCCGTTGCGGCATGACCAGGGACTTAACAGTCGACAGATTGCTCTCGAGTTGAATGCGGGAATTGAAGTGGAGAGGAATGAGGAGGGGTGGTTTAGCAGGGAGGATGTGTGTAAGGCAGTTTGGATGGTGATGGGTAATGAAGAGAAAGGGGAGGAGATTCGATCGAGGGTGAGAGAGCTCCGTGGCGCTATAGACCTTAACACAGGACGTCAACAGGCATATATGGGAGAGCTAGTTAACCACATGAAGAAGTTCATTATCCCCCTTAATGAAAAGTGTGTTTAG